The proteins below come from a single Streptococcus hyointestinalis genomic window:
- a CDS encoding IS30 family transposase: MSTNHSTKKSLYSHLSASERGEISAYLKMGKTPSEIARLLGRHRSTISREIKRGSVSQVQDKNGKRIYSTVYFPDSGQRVYETNRRKSAYHKLSYCSQTFFKELEKALKTKPRCHSVDSFVQTYREKHPLEVIPSTKTVYRYIKDGLLRVKPIDLPKMVSIRKRSKVRPKATTKILGKSIEERPETITNRSEFGHWEIDLVLGKKTKGEAVVMTLVERQTRFAIAVKLANKQAETINRAVKSLLSQYPIRSITSDNGSEFSSLSDLKGVEVYFAHPYASHERGTNENFNGLLREFLPKGVSLNSLTTEELNHYVSAINDRPRRLHKYKTANILFGLAQTA, encoded by the coding sequence ATGTCCACTAATCATTCTACCAAAAAATCGTTATACTCACACCTTTCAGCCTCTGAACGCGGAGAAATCAGCGCCTATCTCAAGATGGGCAAGACCCCCTCTGAGATTGCTCGTCTGCTTGGGCGTCATCGCTCAACCATCAGTCGGGAAATCAAACGAGGAAGTGTTTCTCAGGTTCAAGATAAGAACGGGAAACGAATCTACTCAACGGTTTACTTTCCAGATAGTGGTCAACGTGTTTATGAAACCAATCGTCGAAAAAGTGCCTATCATAAACTATCATACTGCTCCCAGACATTCTTCAAGGAACTTGAGAAAGCCCTGAAAACGAAACCTCGTTGTCACAGTGTTGATAGCTTTGTTCAAACTTACCGAGAAAAACATCCACTGGAAGTTATCCCTTCCACCAAGACAGTGTATCGGTACATCAAAGACGGACTGTTGAGGGTTAAACCGATTGATTTACCTAAGATGGTGAGCATCCGAAAACGGTCTAAAGTAAGGCCTAAGGCCACGACGAAAATCTTAGGAAAATCCATTGAAGAACGTCCAGAAACTATTACTAATCGCTCTGAATTTGGACATTGGGAGATTGATTTGGTTCTTGGCAAGAAGACCAAAGGGGAAGCTGTTGTCATGACTCTAGTAGAGCGTCAAACACGATTTGCCATCGCTGTAAAACTGGCTAATAAACAAGCAGAAACTATCAATAGGGCTGTTAAGAGCCTACTATCACAGTACCCTATTCGCTCTATCACATCGGACAATGGCTCAGAGTTCAGTAGCTTGTCAGACTTAAAAGGTGTGGAAGTCTATTTTGCCCATCCTTATGCTTCTCATGAAAGAGGAACAAATGAAAATTTCAATGGTCTCTTGAGAGAGTTTCTCCCAAAAGGTGTCTCTCTTAACTCACTAACGACAGAAGAACTCAATCACTACGTCTCTGCTATCAATGACAGACCTAGACGACTTCACAAGTATAAAACCGCAAATATTTTGTTTGGGCTAGCCCAAACAGCTTAA
- a CDS encoding S66 family peptidase, whose amino-acid sequence MKKLEKGSHIRVLSPSSSIERLGGFEANLAAKKKLEELGFRVSFSEHYLENDPLFSASIESRVADLHAAFCDPDVDAILATIGGFNSNELLPYLDYDLIAKHPKIICGYSDSTAFLNAIFAKTHLMTYMGPSYSSFKMDEGQEYQSKMWLQAMTQTSYDLTPSDEWSSDAWYIPTQPRHFYPTEWKVYTHGKAQGSLIGGNLVTFNLLRGTDYAPQVSDYVLVVEQSEEDLFYDFTRNLAALLQSYPHPKALLIGRFPKETEMTESLLRLILDKHPILQTIPVVYDMDFAHTQPLLTMTIGATIAISTEDMTFTITED is encoded by the coding sequence ATGAAAAAACTAGAAAAAGGCAGTCACATTCGTGTGCTGAGTCCATCTTCGTCTATTGAGCGTTTGGGTGGCTTTGAGGCAAATCTAGCGGCAAAGAAAAAGCTGGAGGAGCTTGGCTTTAGGGTTTCTTTTTCAGAGCACTATTTGGAAAATGACCCGCTCTTTTCGGCTTCTATTGAGAGTCGTGTGGCGGATTTGCACGCTGCTTTTTGCGACCCTGATGTGGATGCGATTTTGGCTACTATCGGAGGGTTCAACTCCAATGAGCTATTGCCCTATCTCGACTATGACCTCATCGCTAAACACCCAAAAATCATCTGTGGTTACTCCGACTCGACAGCTTTTTTAAACGCTATCTTTGCCAAGACCCATCTCATGACCTACATGGGACCTAGCTATTCGAGTTTTAAGATGGATGAAGGTCAAGAGTATCAGAGCAAGATGTGGCTGCAAGCCATGACACAGACCAGCTATGACTTAACCCCAAGCGATGAGTGGTCGAGTGACGCTTGGTACATCCCGACTCAGCCACGCCACTTTTACCCAACAGAGTGGAAAGTTTACACGCACGGCAAGGCTCAAGGCTCCCTTATCGGTGGCAATCTCGTCACTTTCAACCTACTACGTGGGACAGACTATGCCCCGCAGGTGTCAGACTACGTCTTAGTTGTCGAGCAGTCCGAGGAAGACCTCTTTTATGACTTTACCCGCAACTTGGCGGCGCTTTTGCAGAGCTATCCTCATCCTAAAGCACTTCTTATCGGGCGCTTTCCAAAGGAAACCGAGATGACCGAGTCGCTTCTACGCCTCATCCTAGATAAGCACCCTATCTTACAGACAATCCCTGTCGTCTACGATATGGACTTTGCGCACACGCAACCTCTGCTGACCATGACTATTGGTGCGACGATTGCCATTTCAACCGAGGACATGACGTTTACCATCACAGAGGACTAA
- a CDS encoding M13 family metallopeptidase, whose amino-acid sequence MVTYKDDFYEAVNGEWAKTAVIPDDKPRTGGFTDLSDEIESLMLDATDKWLAGDNVPDDAVLKNFIAFHRMVADYDKREEVGVAPALPLIEEFKALTSFKDLADKMADFELSGKPNALPFSVAPDFMDAQTNVLWAEAPGLILPDTTYYQEGNEQAPELLAKWRAMYEELLPKFGFSADEVASLLDCVLELDRKLAGYVLSREESSDYVSLYKPYDWADFKKLAPELPLDDIFSAILGGQVPDKVIVPEERFWTEFAAEYYSEANWDLLKADLLLSAATSFNSYLTDEIRVLSGAYSRALSGTPQAMDKKKAAYYLAQSPYTQALGLWYAGEKFSKEAKADVEAKVATMIEVYKSRLESADWLEESTRQKAITKLNVITPHIGYPEKLPDTYAQKIIDPALSLVENAENLAKISIAHHWSQWNKPVDRSEWHMPAHMVNAYYSPQQNQIVFPAAILQAPFYSLEQSSSANYGGIGAVIAHEISHAFDTNGASFDENGSLNNWWTDQDYAAFKERTDKVVEQFDGLDSYGAKVNGKLTVSENVADLGGVACALEAAKKDDDFSVTDFFINFATIWRMKARPEYMQMMASVDVHAPGKWRTNVTVTNFDEFHKAFDVHPGDGMWRSPEDRVIIW is encoded by the coding sequence ATGGTTACTTACAAAGATGATTTTTACGAAGCTGTCAACGGCGAGTGGGCAAAGACAGCTGTTATTCCAGATGATAAGCCAAGAACTGGCGGTTTCACAGACTTGTCAGACGAGATTGAATCCTTGATGCTTGACGCCACTGACAAGTGGTTAGCTGGGGACAATGTGCCTGATGATGCGGTTCTCAAAAACTTCATCGCCTTTCACCGCATGGTGGCTGACTATGACAAGCGTGAGGAGGTTGGCGTTGCACCAGCTCTTCCTTTGATTGAAGAATTTAAGGCGCTTACGTCCTTTAAAGACTTGGCGGACAAGATGGCAGATTTTGAGCTGTCTGGAAAGCCGAATGCTCTGCCATTTAGTGTTGCCCCAGACTTTATGGACGCACAGACCAATGTCCTCTGGGCAGAAGCACCAGGGCTTATCTTGCCAGACACGACCTACTACCAAGAAGGCAATGAACAAGCGCCAGAGCTACTTGCTAAATGGCGTGCCATGTATGAGGAATTGCTACCTAAGTTTGGCTTTTCAGCGGATGAGGTTGCTAGTCTCTTAGACTGTGTCTTGGAGCTTGATAGAAAGCTTGCTGGCTACGTGCTCTCACGTGAGGAGAGTTCAGACTACGTCAGTCTTTACAAACCTTATGACTGGGCAGACTTTAAAAAGCTTGCGCCAGAGTTGCCACTTGATGATATCTTTTCGGCTATCCTAGGTGGTCAAGTGCCTGATAAGGTCATTGTTCCTGAGGAACGCTTTTGGACAGAGTTTGCTGCTGAGTACTACTCTGAGGCGAACTGGGATTTGCTAAAAGCTGACTTGTTGCTTTCCGCTGCGACCAGCTTTAACAGCTACTTGACAGACGAGATTCGTGTGCTTTCCGGTGCTTACAGCCGTGCTCTCTCAGGCACACCGCAAGCTATGGACAAGAAAAAAGCCGCTTACTACCTAGCGCAGTCTCCTTACACCCAAGCCCTCGGCTTGTGGTATGCTGGTGAAAAATTCTCCAAAGAAGCTAAGGCAGATGTGGAAGCTAAGGTAGCAACCATGATTGAAGTTTACAAATCACGTCTAGAAAGTGCAGACTGGCTGGAAGAGTCAACACGCCAAAAAGCGATTACAAAACTTAATGTTATCACTCCTCACATCGGCTATCCTGAAAAATTGCCAGACACTTACGCTCAAAAAATCATCGACCCAGCCTTGAGTTTAGTCGAAAATGCTGAAAATCTAGCGAAAATCTCTATCGCTCACCACTGGAGTCAGTGGAACAAGCCTGTTGACCGTAGCGAGTGGCACATGCCAGCCCACATGGTCAACGCTTACTACTCACCACAGCAAAACCAAATTGTCTTTCCAGCGGCTATCCTGCAAGCACCGTTTTACTCGCTTGAGCAAAGCTCGTCAGCCAACTACGGCGGTATCGGAGCTGTGATTGCCCACGAGATTTCACATGCCTTTGACACCAATGGTGCTTCCTTTGACGAAAACGGAAGTCTCAACAACTGGTGGACAGACCAAGACTACGCTGCCTTTAAAGAGCGTACAGACAAGGTCGTTGAGCAGTTTGACGGCTTAGACTCTTATGGAGCTAAGGTCAATGGTAAACTCACCGTATCTGAAAATGTTGCTGACCTTGGTGGTGTCGCTTGTGCTCTTGAAGCAGCGAAAAAAGATGACGACTTCTCAGTGACTGACTTCTTTATCAATTTTGCCACTATTTGGCGCATGAAAGCTCGCCCAGAGTACATGCAAATGATGGCAAGCGTTGATGTCCATGCCCCAGGCAAATGGCGCACCAACGTGACTGTGACCAACTTTGACGAATTTCATAAAGCCTTTGATGTCCATCCAGGAGATGGCATGTGGCGCTCACCAGAGGATCGTGTGATTATTTGGTAA
- a CDS encoding metal ABC transporter substrate-binding protein — MKDIKKWFTGLALALLALTLVACTSTKESTSKKLKVVATNSIIADITKNIAGDKIDLHSIVPVGKDPHEYEVLPEDLKKSSQADVIFYNGLNLETGGSAWFSKLMKNANKTENKDYFAVSEGVTPIYLEGKNQAGKEDPHAWLNLENGMIYAKNIAKQLSKKDPDNKATYQKNLKAYLKKLRQLDASAKHRFDNIPSEQKLIVTSEGCFKYFSKAYNVPSAYIWEINTEEEGTPEQIKRLVTQLQGSKVKALFVESSVDSRPMKSISKETGIPIYAKIFTDSIAKSGKTGDSYYSMMAYNLDTIAKGLEG; from the coding sequence ATGAAAGATATAAAAAAATGGTTTACAGGCTTAGCCCTAGCACTTCTAGCTCTGACTTTAGTAGCTTGCACGTCTACGAAGGAAAGCACAAGCAAGAAGTTAAAAGTTGTTGCGACAAACTCCATTATCGCTGATATTACCAAAAATATCGCTGGCGATAAGATTGACCTCCACAGTATCGTCCCTGTCGGGAAAGACCCGCATGAGTATGAGGTTTTGCCAGAGGATTTGAAAAAAAGCTCGCAGGCAGATGTCATTTTCTACAATGGGCTTAATCTCGAAACGGGTGGCTCTGCTTGGTTTTCAAAACTGATGAAAAACGCCAATAAGACGGAAAATAAAGATTATTTTGCAGTCAGTGAGGGCGTGACACCGATTTACCTCGAAGGGAAAAATCAAGCGGGCAAGGAAGACCCTCACGCTTGGCTAAATCTTGAAAACGGCATGATTTACGCTAAAAATATAGCTAAGCAATTGAGTAAAAAAGACCCTGACAATAAAGCAACCTATCAAAAAAATCTCAAAGCCTATCTGAAAAAGCTAAGACAGCTGGATGCTAGTGCCAAACACCGCTTTGATAACATTCCAAGCGAGCAAAAACTCATCGTCACCAGCGAAGGCTGCTTTAAGTATTTCTCAAAAGCTTACAATGTACCGTCTGCCTACATCTGGGAAATCAACACTGAAGAAGAAGGCACACCAGAGCAAATTAAACGCCTGGTCACACAGCTACAAGGTAGCAAAGTAAAAGCCCTCTTTGTGGAAAGCAGTGTCGACAGCCGTCCTATGAAGTCTATCTCAAAAGAAACAGGCATCCCGATTTACGCTAAAATCTTTACAGACTCTATCGCAAAAAGTGGCAAGACCGGAGACAGCTACTACAGCATGATGGCTTACAACCTTGACACCATCGCTAAAGGTCTAGAAGGCTAA
- a CDS encoding metal ABC transporter permease, with protein MSAISNFFADLMSYHFLQNAVVTGLVIGLVSGVIGCFIVLRGMSMMGDAISHAVLPGVAVSYLLGMNFFIGAVVFGMLAAVSVTYIRENSIIKGDTAIGITVSAFLALGVILIGLANSSTDLFHIIFGNILAVQDVDKYLTIVVSFVVLVVIWLFYKELLVTSFDPVFAKSVGMKVNRYHYLLMLLLSVVSVTAMQSVGTILIIALLITPAASSYLYVNNLKQMMLLSSLFGVFSSLAGIFIGYTYNIAVGSTIVLVATLLFAVSFVIAPKGILRKKDIS; from the coding sequence ATGAGTGCTATTAGTAACTTTTTTGCTGACCTCATGTCCTACCATTTTTTACAAAATGCTGTGGTGACAGGGCTTGTGATAGGCTTGGTGTCGGGCGTGATAGGTTGTTTTATCGTTCTTCGTGGCATGTCCATGATGGGAGACGCCATTAGCCATGCGGTTTTACCGGGCGTTGCGGTATCTTACCTTTTAGGGATGAACTTTTTTATCGGAGCGGTGGTCTTTGGTATGCTGGCGGCTGTATCGGTGACCTATATCCGTGAAAATAGTATCATCAAGGGCGATACAGCTATTGGTATCACCGTCAGCGCTTTTCTCGCTCTTGGTGTGATTTTAATCGGTCTCGCTAATAGTTCGACGGACCTCTTTCATATCATTTTTGGGAATATCCTAGCGGTGCAGGATGTGGACAAGTACCTGACTATCGTCGTCTCTTTTGTGGTGCTTGTCGTGATTTGGCTCTTTTACAAGGAGCTTTTGGTCACGAGCTTTGACCCTGTCTTTGCCAAAAGTGTCGGCATGAAGGTCAATCGCTATCATTATCTGCTCATGCTGTTGCTTTCTGTGGTGTCGGTGACGGCTATGCAGAGTGTGGGGACAATTTTGATTATTGCTCTTCTCATCACGCCAGCAGCCAGTAGTTATCTCTATGTCAATAACCTCAAGCAGATGATGCTCCTCTCTAGCCTCTTTGGTGTTTTCTCCTCTCTAGCTGGTATCTTTATCGGCTATACCTACAATATCGCTGTAGGGTCTACCATTGTCTTGGTTGCGACCCTGCTCTTTGCCGTTAGTTTTGTCATTGCCCCTAAGGGCATTCTTAGAAAGAAGGATATCTCATGA
- a CDS encoding metal ABC transporter ATP-binding protein has product MLSLQDIRVSYDGRQPILKDISLSLPKAAIVGIIGPNGAGKSTLMKAMIDLLPHTGEVVFGEKELSKQLKNVAYIAQKSSIDMTFPITVRDCVALGCQVGLGLFKRLPKQAYQKVDDALEKVGLLALSKRQISQLSGGQFQRMLVARALVQEADLILLDEPFVGIDMVSEQLIMELLKSQRDAGKLILVVHHDLSKVSDYFDQVILLNRRLITYGKTSQVFNRSNLAKTYENQLPLEEVLS; this is encoded by the coding sequence ATGTTGTCGCTGCAAGATATCCGTGTCAGCTATGATGGCAGGCAACCTATTTTAAAAGACATCAGCTTGAGCTTGCCCAAGGCAGCTATTGTCGGGATTATCGGACCGAATGGCGCTGGCAAGTCTACGCTCATGAAAGCCATGATTGATCTTCTGCCTCACACGGGTGAGGTAGTCTTTGGCGAGAAGGAGCTATCTAAACAGCTCAAAAATGTAGCTTACATTGCCCAAAAATCAAGTATTGACATGACCTTTCCCATCACGGTGCGTGACTGTGTGGCGCTGGGGTGTCAAGTCGGTCTTGGTTTATTTAAGCGCTTACCAAAGCAAGCTTATCAAAAAGTGGATGACGCCCTTGAAAAGGTCGGTTTGCTGGCACTTAGCAAGCGTCAAATCAGCCAACTCTCTGGCGGTCAATTCCAGCGTATGCTAGTGGCTAGAGCCTTGGTGCAGGAGGCGGATTTGATTTTGCTAGATGAGCCTTTTGTGGGTATTGACATGGTGAGTGAGCAGTTGATTATGGAGTTGCTAAAGAGCCAGAGAGATGCTGGCAAGCTGATTTTGGTGGTGCACCATGACTTGAGTAAGGTGTCGGATTATTTTGACCAGGTCATTTTGCTTAATCGCCGCTTGATTACTTACGGCAAAACCAGTCAAGTCTTTAATCGCTCGAACCTCGCCAAAACCTACGAAAATCAGCTGCCGCTTGAGGAGGTGTTGTCATGA
- a CDS encoding metal-dependent transcriptional regulator — MTPNKEDYVKCIYELGQQSDKITNKQIAERMEVSAPAASEMTKKMIAQDLIQKDKEKGYVLLSQGLDLVAKLYRKHRLIEVLLLNHLNYSTDEVHDEAEVLEHVVSDHFIDRLDKMLGYPKECPHGGTIPAPNEPLVEAHQQTLSQISEFGSYTLVRVRDSRNLLHYMEQHHLTIGMTLQVLEHDSFAGTFTVVANGNTFQMTDVIAERIYVE, encoded by the coding sequence ATGACACCAAATAAAGAAGATTATGTAAAATGTATTTATGAATTGGGACAACAGTCTGACAAAATCACCAACAAACAAATCGCTGAAAGAATGGAAGTTTCTGCGCCAGCGGCTTCTGAGATGACCAAAAAAATGATTGCCCAAGATCTCATCCAAAAAGACAAGGAAAAAGGCTATGTCTTGCTTTCTCAGGGTTTAGACTTGGTAGCAAAACTTTACCGCAAACACCGTCTGATTGAGGTGCTTCTCCTTAACCACCTTAATTACTCAACGGACGAGGTGCATGACGAGGCGGAGGTGCTTGAGCATGTGGTATCCGACCATTTCATTGACCGCTTGGACAAAATGCTTGGCTATCCAAAGGAATGCCCGCATGGAGGCACTATCCCAGCGCCAAATGAACCGCTGGTCGAAGCGCACCAGCAGACGCTCAGCCAGATTAGTGAGTTTGGCAGCTACACTTTGGTGCGGGTGCGTGATAGTCGCAATCTCCTCCACTACATGGAGCAGCACCACTTGACGATTGGCATGACACTTCAAGTGCTTGAGCACGATAGCTTCGCTGGTACCTTTACCGTTGTGGCAAATGGCAACACCTTTCAGATGACTGATGTTATTGCTGAGCGCATTTATGTTGAGTAA
- a CDS encoding Cof-type HAD-IIB family hydrolase produces the protein MSIKLIAIDIDGTLVDDQKQLDTATSSLLSDLADKGVRVVLCTGRPYLGAQVYLEQMGFHKDSEQYVITHNGALISKTDSSFVKALPLDRNLVKKIMTYCLKKGLRFHLSTHEHMYTPNDPISPYTVNESHHTNMPLRPFMDIATVEHLDVFDVMIADDSHLLDKNEEAIRERFGKYCEIVRSEPHFIEFMHPHAGKGRALDCLTQSLGIPSHEVMSIGNAQNDVSMLEFAGISVAVENAVPEVKAVSDFVTSSNNEQGVKRAIEYMKEHFKQ, from the coding sequence ATGTCGATAAAACTGATTGCCATTGATATTGATGGGACGCTTGTCGATGATCAAAAGCAACTCGACACAGCTACCAGCAGTCTCCTATCAGACTTGGCTGACAAGGGAGTGAGAGTCGTTCTGTGTACAGGACGTCCTTACCTCGGAGCGCAAGTCTACCTAGAGCAAATGGGCTTTCACAAAGATTCTGAGCAATACGTGATTACCCATAATGGCGCTCTGATTTCTAAAACGGATAGTAGTTTCGTCAAGGCTTTGCCGCTTGATAGGAATTTGGTCAAAAAAATCATGACCTATTGTCTTAAAAAGGGGCTTAGGTTTCACCTGTCGACACATGAGCATATGTACACGCCTAACGACCCTATCAGCCCTTACACAGTCAACGAATCACACCACACCAATATGCCACTACGTCCATTTATGGACATAGCAACTGTAGAGCACCTAGATGTATTTGATGTGATGATTGCTGATGATAGTCATCTTTTGGATAAGAATGAAGAAGCGATTAGAGAGCGTTTTGGGAAATACTGTGAGATTGTCCGTAGTGAGCCGCATTTTATCGAGTTTATGCACCCTCATGCAGGAAAGGGCAGGGCTTTAGATTGTCTCACCCAGTCTCTAGGTATCCCTTCACACGAAGTGATGAGCATAGGCAATGCGCAAAACGATGTGTCCATGCTTGAGTTTGCTGGTATCTCTGTCGCTGTAGAAAACGCCGTCCCAGAAGTCAAAGCCGTATCAGACTTTGTCACATCAAGCAACAACGAGCAGGGCGTCAAACGGGCAATAGAGTATATGAAAGAGCATTTTAAACAATAA
- a CDS encoding glycerophosphodiester phosphodiesterase family protein, which produces MEIFAHRGWSHIYLENSMDAFLAAAHLGVSIELDVHQSKDGELVVFHDENLKRMTGVDALIKDLTYDELTQYPLQKAGKLKTKEQTIPRLKDVLLALQKVGFSKTLNIELKTDVYTYEGLEKNLAQLLEELSLDFSLVISSFSYASLCRMHEVMPEFDYAMLVSDENSLEKGLTSDWIKALHLPYKEHPCPKTDKAIRYWTVDVPDQVVDCKKRGASAVFTNDVQNTLWIDTHYEASRGGSD; this is translated from the coding sequence ATGGAAATTTTTGCACACAGAGGCTGGAGCCACATCTATCTGGAAAACTCCATGGACGCTTTCTTAGCAGCGGCTCATCTAGGCGTCAGTATAGAGCTTGATGTCCATCAGAGTAAGGATGGCGAGCTCGTGGTCTTTCATGATGAAAATCTAAAGCGCATGACAGGCGTAGACGCTTTGATTAAGGACTTGACCTATGACGAGCTGACACAATACCCGCTACAAAAAGCGGGCAAACTAAAGACGAAAGAGCAGACTATCCCACGCTTAAAGGATGTTTTACTAGCTCTTCAGAAGGTCGGCTTTTCTAAGACTTTAAATATTGAATTAAAAACGGATGTCTATACCTATGAGGGTTTGGAGAAAAATCTAGCTCAGTTATTAGAAGAATTGAGTCTTGATTTTAGTCTTGTGATTTCCAGTTTTTCCTATGCGTCTTTATGTCGCATGCATGAGGTCATGCCAGAGTTTGATTACGCCATGCTAGTTAGTGATGAAAACAGTCTAGAAAAGGGCTTAACAAGTGATTGGATAAAAGCTCTTCACCTGCCTTATAAGGAACACCCTTGTCCTAAGACGGACAAAGCCATTCGTTACTGGACAGTAGATGTCCCAGACCAAGTCGTTGACTGTAAAAAACGTGGCGCAAGCGCCGTCTTTACCAATGATGTGCAAAATACGCTTTGGATTGATACGCATTATGAGGCGAGTAGAGGAGGAAGTGATTGA
- a CDS encoding ABC transporter substrate-binding protein, producing MMKKKRVFILAAIAAVLCLLFSLPIQLVSTSSDDREKIVFWHEMTGSTKDTLVKLVDDFNNSQDKYEVVPYYQGTYEEVVQKVLNTYGTDASPTVFQSADNSIAQLYDSGCITPIQTFVDKESYDIEQIYPVARNFYSYDDELFAMPFNTSQPVLYYNKSLLEEHGITLSPKEPTYSDLSRVAKELKEKAGNSVSGMSMIGYSWYFEEFAANAGVTLVDNNNGRDGTVTKATYNSTAMQETLSWIQEGMKAGYFTNYGSGSTAMTNELTAFLSGKTGLMVRTSGACQQIFTGTDDEIGICYYPHPDGQENNGVSIGGAALWISNDKSQAQQEGAWAFIKYMLSAESQATWQAGTGYLALNKGSQFTDTLLDMYKENPALAIPSQQLATTEPNKANAGIFMQGMNQSRLLLQTAMEQVFNGADVKKALSEAEKSMDNYITQNNLANGK from the coding sequence ATGATGAAAAAGAAACGTGTTTTTATACTTGCGGCAATTGCTGCTGTGCTTTGTCTGCTGTTTTCTTTACCTATCCAGCTAGTCTCAACCAGCTCAGACGATAGAGAAAAAATCGTGTTTTGGCACGAGATGACAGGGTCTACAAAGGATACTTTAGTTAAGTTAGTCGATGACTTTAATAATAGTCAAGATAAGTATGAAGTGGTACCCTATTATCAGGGGACTTATGAAGAAGTGGTTCAAAAAGTACTGAATACCTATGGAACCGATGCTTCACCGACTGTTTTTCAGTCAGCAGATAACTCTATCGCTCAGCTCTATGATAGTGGTTGTATTACACCGATACAGACCTTTGTGGACAAGGAGAGCTATGACATCGAGCAAATCTACCCTGTAGCGAGAAATTTCTATTCTTATGATGATGAATTATTTGCCATGCCGTTTAACACCAGCCAACCGGTGCTTTACTACAATAAAAGCTTACTCGAAGAGCATGGGATCACACTGTCACCTAAGGAGCCGACCTATTCTGATTTGAGCCGTGTTGCTAAAGAGCTAAAAGAAAAAGCTGGCAATAGCGTGTCAGGGATGTCCATGATTGGTTACAGCTGGTATTTTGAAGAATTTGCAGCGAATGCTGGTGTGACGCTGGTTGATAACAACAACGGTCGAGATGGAACGGTGACAAAAGCGACTTATAACTCAACAGCCATGCAAGAGACGCTCAGCTGGATTCAAGAAGGGATGAAGGCTGGCTACTTTACCAATTATGGCTCTGGAAGTACGGCTATGACTAACGAGCTGACAGCCTTTTTATCTGGAAAGACAGGCTTGATGGTGCGTACGTCAGGAGCTTGTCAACAAATCTTCACAGGAACGGATGATGAGATTGGCATTTGCTACTACCCACATCCAGACGGACAAGAGAATAACGGTGTGTCTATCGGAGGAGCAGCCTTGTGGATTTCAAATGATAAATCGCAAGCCCAACAAGAGGGTGCGTGGGCATTTATCAAGTACATGCTCTCAGCCGAATCACAAGCTACTTGGCAAGCAGGAACAGGCTACCTTGCCTTGAACAAAGGCTCACAGTTTACAGATACGCTACTAGACATGTACAAAGAAAATCCTGCTCTAGCCATTCCCTCACAGCAATTAGCCACTACAGAGCCAAATAAAGCTAACGCAGGGATATTTATGCAAGGGATGAACCAGTCACGTCTTCTTTTGCAAACGGCTATGGAGCAGGTCTTTAACGGCGCTGATGTTAAAAAAGCTCTGAGTGAAGCGGAAAAGTCAATGGATAACTATATCACACAAAATAACTTGGCCAACGGAAAGTAA